A stretch of DNA from Streptomyces venezuelae:
GGCTTCTACAAAGCTAGGACAGGTCGGGCTGTATGTCTGCGCAATTACTCGGACTTCCTAGCATCTGAGACGAACGTGTCAGGTCGATACGCGAACGGTGCCCGGAGAGTGCCCGGAGAGTGCTCGGGTGGTGCCCGGGCGATGCCGGGACGATGCCGGGCGCGCAGGCCGGGGCCCGGCGCGGCGCGGCGCGGTTCAGCTGCCGGAGGGGCGCCGCTGGGCGCGGAGCTCGCGGATCAGGGCCTGGACGGCCAGGGTGCCGGCCTGCTCACGGGTGGTGACGTAGCCCACCGAACGGGTGGGGCGCTCCGGTCCGAGATCGGTGATCTGCACCGTGTCCGGTGCTCCGGCCAGGGAGAGGGCGGGCATGATCGCCATGCCGAGGCCCCGTTCCACCATGGTCAGCACCATGCCGTCGTCCTCCGCCGTGACGGTGGCCCGCGGAATCCAGTCCTGCCCGCGCCACCACTCCCGGGTGTAGGACCCGCAGTTCTCGTCCCAGTCCAGCAGCGGCAGCGCCTTGGGATCGGGGTGTCCGGCGGGGTGCACCAGGGCGTACGGCTCCTCGACGAGCACCCCGCTCAGCAGGCCGGCCGGTACGTCCGCGGAGCCGCCGAGGGTGGCGATGCCGAGGTCGGCCCGGCCGGCGGCCACCTCCCCCGCCGTGCCGGCGCCGAGCTCGCGGACCACCCGCACCTCGGGCCGGATCCCGGGGTGGCGGGCGGTGAGCCGCTCCAGGGCGGGTGGCAGCAGGTGCAGGGCCGCGCTGCGGAAGGCGGCGATGCGCAGGGGCCCGGCCAGGGCCCCGGCGGGCGCCGCCGCGGCGCGCACCTCCGCGGCGAGGACCTCGTACAGCCGGAGGATCCGGCGGGCGTGGGCCACGGCCCGCTCCCCGGCGGGGGTGGGCCGGGCGCCGGACCGGCCGCGGTCGAAGAGCACGGCGCCGAGCTTGGCCTCGCTGCCGCGCACCGAGTGCGAGACGGCCGACTGGGTGAGGCCGAGCGTCCCGGCGGCGGCGGAGAACCCGCCGTTCTCGGCGACGGCCACCAGGACCCGGAGCTCCTGCGGGGCGAGCTCGGCGGCCACCCCGGCCGTGTCCTGTGCCTGCCCGTGTGCCATGCGGCCCGCCCCTCTTTCCATGAGCGCCGCTCATGGATGTGCGGCTTCCATGAACGCAACCCTCTGCCCGGCCCGGTGATTCCTTCCTAGCGTCGTCGTCATGAGCACCCAGACCGGCCACGCCGTCCACCAGATCACCCGCCCCACCGGCTTCCCCACCGCCGACGCGTTCCGCCTCGTCGAGACCCCGGTCCCCGCCCCCGCACCCGGCACCGCCGTGGTGGAGAACCTGCTGCTCTCGGTGGACCCGTACCACCGCGGCATGATGGACGGCGGCGAGGACGGTTTCGAGCTGCACACCCCGCTGGAGGGCCGCTCGCTGGGCCGGGTGATCGCCTCCCGCGACCCCGGGCTGTCCGAAGGCGACCTGGTCTTCCACCGGGCCGGCTGGCGCACCCACGCCCTGGTCACCGCGGGCGTGGACGGCACCCGCGTGGTCCGCCCGTACGAGGGGGTGCCGCTGGAGGCCCACCTCTCCATCCTCGGCGGCACCGGCCTGACCGCGTACGCGGCACTCACCCGGACGGCCGCCCTCCGGGAGGGTGAGGACCTGTACGTGTCCTCCGCCGCGGGCGGCGTCGGCACCGCCACCCTGCACATCGCCCGGCTGCTGGGCGCCCGCCGGATCATCGGCAGTGCCGGCTCGGCCGCGAAGGTCCGCCACCTCACCGGGACCCTCGGCTTCGACGCGGCCTTCGACTACCACGACGGTCCGGTCGGCGAACTCCTCGCCGCAGCCGCACCGGACGGCATCGACGTGTACGTGGACAACGTCGGCGGGGACCACCTGGCGGGCGCGATCGACGTGCTCCGCGAGTACGGCCGGATCGCCTGGGTCGGCGCGATCTCCCACTACAACGGCGACCGCGCACCGGCCGCTCCCCGCAACCTCTTCGAGGTCGTACACAAGTCGCTGCGCCTGGAAGGGGTATTGGTTCGCAATCACACCAATCTGCAGGCAGAACTGGAGGAGTTCCTCGTCCCGCATCTGTGCAGCGGGCGGGTCGGCACCGACACCACCGTTGTGCAGGGAATCGAGCACACCGTGGACGCCTTCCTGACCATGCTCCGCGGGGGCAACACGGGCAAGATGCTGGTCCGTCTCGCCCCTTGATTACGGCCACCTGGAAGTTAACCGAACTCTTACCGCACGGCTGTAGACCTTTGGAGGGGCTGCCGTCACCCTTGCCGTC
This window harbors:
- a CDS encoding LysR family transcriptional regulator, with translation MAHGQAQDTAGVAAELAPQELRVLVAVAENGGFSAAAGTLGLTQSAVSHSVRGSEAKLGAVLFDRGRSGARPTPAGERAVAHARRILRLYEVLAAEVRAAAAPAGALAGPLRIAAFRSAALHLLPPALERLTARHPGIRPEVRVVRELGAGTAGEVAAGRADLGIATLGGSADVPAGLLSGVLVEEPYALVHPAGHPDPKALPLLDWDENCGSYTREWWRGQDWIPRATVTAEDDGMVLTMVERGLGMAIMPALSLAGAPDTVQITDLGPERPTRSVGYVTTREQAGTLAVQALIRELRAQRRPSGS
- a CDS encoding NADP-dependent oxidoreductase, which encodes MSTQTGHAVHQITRPTGFPTADAFRLVETPVPAPAPGTAVVENLLLSVDPYHRGMMDGGEDGFELHTPLEGRSLGRVIASRDPGLSEGDLVFHRAGWRTHALVTAGVDGTRVVRPYEGVPLEAHLSILGGTGLTAYAALTRTAALREGEDLYVSSAAGGVGTATLHIARLLGARRIIGSAGSAAKVRHLTGTLGFDAAFDYHDGPVGELLAAAAPDGIDVYVDNVGGDHLAGAIDVLREYGRIAWVGAISHYNGDRAPAAPRNLFEVVHKSLRLEGVLVRNHTNLQAELEEFLVPHLCSGRVGTDTTVVQGIEHTVDAFLTMLRGGNTGKMLVRLAP